CGGGCCACCTGCATCCGGCGGCGCAGATCCGCATCGAGGGCCGATCGACCCGCCGCCCGTGCTTTGTGCATGACAACCGGCTGCTGATCCTGCCGGCTTATGGCGCCTCGACGGGATCGATCAATATCCTCTCGCCTGCCTTTGCCGGCCTGCTGCACTTTCCGGCGCTGGAAGTGACCATGCTGGGCAAGGACCGGACCTATCCGGTGAGCATCCAGCGGCTGGTGCGCTCCTGATCAGCGCTTGAACAGCGCGCCGCCGAGCCAGCCGGTAAACAGCGCCAGCAGCACGCAGATCAGGCCATAGAGCAGCGGCTGCTGCACGGCGGACAGGGCCAGGAAGCGTTCAAAGCCGATCTTGCGCACCGAGAAGCCTTCCGACTTGCGCGCAATGACCTCGCCATTCTTGAACACAAAGGTCAGCGCCACATAGGGACCGGGCGGGGCATTGCTGGGCAGGGTCAGGCGGGCGGAGTAGAAATTGTCGGAGAGGAAATTGACGCCGTTTTCCTGGATGCCGAACAGGCCTTCCTCGCCCATCAGCCGCACCAGTTCGCGGCTGAAGATCTCGGTCTTCCACCAGTCGGCCGTGCTGGCGGCCAGGGTATAGGCTTCAGGCAGGATGCCGTTGGCGGTCAGCGTGGTGACATCGGTGATATCGGTGAGGCGGCCGCTCGAGAGCACCTGCAGGTAGCTCGGAAAATTGTCGAACTCGACGCGGTCGGTATTGAGCCAGATGCCGAAATTGTGGGTCTTTTCGCGCGCCACCCGATCCTGGGTGGGGCCGAGGACGACAACCACCACATGGAAAGGTCCGGTGACAAATTTCTGCTCGGAACCGGCATCGGGGGCGATCGAGCCGAAGAAGGTCATCCGCTCGCCGTCAAAGCTCGAGGTGATCTCGATGCTTTCATTGGACAGCTGGGAGACCAGGCGCTCGGCACTGGCCGGCAGGGCCAGCAGCAGCGAGAGCAGGAGGGCGACAAGCAGGCGGGTCAATTGGCACCGCCCAGCACTTCCGTGCTGAAAACATCGGCCGGGGTCAGGATCAGCGAGAAACCAAAGCGGATCGCCACTGCCAGCACCAGCAAAGCCAGCAGGCCGCGCAGCTGTTCGCCGCGCAGCTGCTTGCCGGCCGCGGCGCCGAACTGGGCGCCCACGGTACCGCCCACCATCAGGCAGAAGGCCAGCAGGATATCGACGCTCTGGCTCTGGACGGCGTGCAGCATGGTGGTGGCGGCCATCATGGCCACAACCTGGGCCAGCGAGGTGCCGATGACGACGCTGCCCGGCACGCGCAGCAGATAGACCAAAGCCGGCACCATGATGAAGCCACCGCCAATGCCGAGCAGCGAACCGACAAAGCCGATGAACACGCCGATGACCAGCACCGGCAGGACGCTGATATAGAGGCGCGATTTCTTGAAGCGCACGCGCCAAGGCAGGCCGTGGATCCAGTTGTGCTGGTTGGGCAGTCGCTCGCGCACGACGACGCCCTTGCGCGACTTCAGCAGGGAGCGTGTGGATTCGACCAGCATGAGCGTGCCGACAGAGCCGAGCAGGACCAGAAAACCCAGCGAAATGACAAAATCGAGCTGGCCGGCAGACCGCAGCAGGTCGAACGCGGCCACGCCGAACACGGCGCCGACAATGCCCGAGGCCACCAGATAAAGCGCCAGGTGCAGATCGATGCCGCCGCGCCGGTAATGGCTGAGGGCGCCCGAGGTCGAAGCGGCCACGACCTGGCCGGTTACCGAGGCCACCGCCACCGAGGCCGGCACGCCGGAAAAAATCAAGAGCGGCGTCAGCAGAAAGCCACCGCCGACGCCGAACAGGCCAGACAGGAATCCGACCGCCCCTCCGATCCCCACGAGAAAGAAGAGGTTCATCGAAAGCTCGGCGATCGGCAGATAGATCTGCAAGACCCTGGTTCCGTTCGAAATGACTACAGCGGCATCACCCTACAGGGTTGTCCGTCAACAATAAGTCAAAAGTTCCCACCTTTTGCCGGCGGGCACATCAAATCAATCATGCGCCAAGGCACGGCAGGCGCCGCCTCAATAACAGGCTTTTATGTCAGACGGGCTGGCTGCCCAGCACGGCCAGCAGGCGCGGGTTGATGATGCCGGTTTCGCTCATGCCGGTGCCGCGCTCGAAGGTACGGATGGCCTCGGCCGTCTTGGGCCCGACCACGCCATCGGGTGTGCCGATATCAAAGCCGAGCTTGCCGAGGGCCAGCTGCACCTTGGCAATGACCTCGCGCGACGTGATCGCTTCGCCGGTGACGAACTTGTCCGACCAGGTGCCGATGGGGGCAAAATTGGCGGCCAGGTCGATGGGAGTCATTTTCCAGACAGCGACTTCGGCATTGATGCGGCTGACGGCGTCAGCGCTCAGCGACTTGGCAATGTCCTCGCTGGCCTTGGCGGCATCGGCGTCACCGCCCATGGCGGCCAGGGCAAACCACTTGTAGGACTGCTCGAAATCCTGCGGCACGCCCAGGCCACGCGCATAGAGCATGCCCAGATTGAACTGGCTGTCGGTCATGCCGCGCGAGGCTGCCTGCTCGAACCATTCCGCTGCCGTTTCAAAGGCCTGCTCGCCCAGTTGTCCGCCGGCATAGAGCGCAGCCAGATTGTGCATGGCCATGCGGTTGGACGCCTCGGCCGCGCGCTGGTACCAGAGCTTGGCAATGGCCAGGTCCTTGTCGACGCCGGTGCCGGTCTCGTAGAGATTGCCCAGGCGATACTGGGCGGGCACGAAGCCCTGTGCGGCCGAGCGCTCGTACCAGATGGCCGCTTCGGCATAGTCCTGCTCGACGGCGCGGCCCTCGCCAAAAATGGCGGCGACTTCAAACTGTGCCTTGGCATCGCCATTGGCCGCGGCCCGGCGCAGTTCGAGCGGCCCGATGTCTTCCACGGGCAAGGCAAAGGTCGCCGTGCTTTCGGGCTGGCTGGCTATGCTGCCGGTCACCAGTTGCTCGGTCGCTGGTGTAGCGGCAGGCGTCGCGGCCCTTCCAGTGGTGCCGGAATTGGCCAGCAGCGTTGGCGGCATGGGCGTGGTGGGCAAGGCCGAGCGGGTAAAGCTGGACACATTGGGGTTGATCGAGCCGGTGGCCGTGTCGTCGATCATGTCGATGACGCGCGGCTCGGGCCGGACCAGGGAAACCTCATCGGCGGCGGCCGGCTCCTGGGCTGGCGGCGCCACGGGAGTGGGTGCCGCGACGGCGGCCTGCTGCGGCTGCTCGGCCATGCGCTGCATGACCAGATTGAGCGCCAGCATGGACACAGCGACCAGGGTGGCGGCCAGCAACAGGGGCCGGCGATGCCGGGTCAGAAAGCTTGGCTC
This sequence is a window from Devosia beringensis. Protein-coding genes within it:
- a CDS encoding sulfite exporter TauE/SafE family protein translates to MQIYLPIAELSMNLFFLVGIGGAVGFLSGLFGVGGGFLLTPLLIFSGVPASVAVASVTGQVVAASTSGALSHYRRGGIDLHLALYLVASGIVGAVFGVAAFDLLRSAGQLDFVISLGFLVLLGSVGTLMLVESTRSLLKSRKGVVVRERLPNQHNWIHGLPWRVRFKKSRLYISVLPVLVIGVFIGFVGSLLGIGGGFIMVPALVYLLRVPGSVVIGTSLAQVVAMMAATTMLHAVQSQSVDILLAFCLMVGGTVGAQFGAAAGKQLRGEQLRGLLALLVLAVAIRFGFSLILTPADVFSTEVLGGAN
- a CDS encoding TIGR02186 family protein, which codes for MTRLLVALLLSLLLALPASAERLVSQLSNESIEITSSFDGERMTFFGSIAPDAGSEQKFVTGPFHVVVVVLGPTQDRVAREKTHNFGIWLNTDRVEFDNFPSYLQVLSSGRLTDITDVTTLTANGILPEAYTLAASTADWWKTEIFSRELVRLMGEEGLFGIQENGVNFLSDNFYSARLTLPSNAPPGPYVALTFVFKNGEVIARKSEGFSVRKIGFERFLALSAVQQPLLYGLICVLLALFTGWLGGALFKR